A window from Toxoplasma gondii ME49 chromosome IX, whole genome shotgun sequence encodes these proteins:
- a CDS encoding hypothetical protein (encoded by transcript TGME49_289970), whose protein sequence is MRHSTRAVPELYERKGLEQFRLEVIGAEPGAGSRRLRHRPAEVGSVTPAIAAAKKSTANRLVIQNKPSTNVSVDRQKNPMATGSKTRSSSSSKSSGSAKKPSAVKQHAAAAPKKTSKKTISKKATRGSSKSATKPSKASLVKAIKAREGKSSQTAEKGGVFNNEVNFASAAASPAHFATAATTRAASASSSRPSANSPTSTSKYNDARRSGRNAAPEQRSTGFFGWLRRLWG, encoded by the exons ATGAGGCATTCCACGCGTGCCGTCCCCGAATTATACGAGAGAAAGGGTCTCGAGCAGTTCCGGCTGGAGGTGATCGGCGCGGAGCCTGGCGCTGGAT ccCGGCGGCTGCGCCACAGGCCAGCAGAGGTGGGATCTGTCACACCAGCTATTgcagcggcgaagaagagcaccGCAAACCGGTTGGTCATCCAGAACAAACCGTCTACCAACGTTTCCGTGGATCGCCAAAAGAACCCAATGGCGACTGGAAGCAAGACGCGCTCGTCCAGCTCCAGCAAGTCCAGTGGCAGCGCAAAGAAACCCAGCGCCGTGAAACAGcacgcagctgctgcaccCAAGAAAACCAGCAAGAAAACCATCAGT aagaaggcgaccaGAGGATCCTCGAAGTCGGCGACCAAGCCGTCGAAGGCATCTCTGGTGAAAGCCATCAAGGCTCGCGAAGGCAAGAGCTCCCAGActgcagagaagggaggagtCTTCAACAACGAGGTTAACTTTGCCTCCGCAGCTGCCTCTCCGGCCCACTTCGCCACCGCGGCAACCACACGTGctgcttcagcttcttccagCCGTCCGTCTGCTAACTCGCCCACGAGCACTTCCAAGTACAACGACGCTCGCCGATCGGGGAGAAATGCCGCTCCTGAGCAACGATCCACCGGCTTCTTCGGCTGGTTGCGCAGACTTTGGGGCTGA
- a CDS encoding HAD hydrolase, family IIA protein (encoded by transcript TGME49_289980) — protein MPAYAGMSAAARDPACGVVGDAPPCASSNGAMRSLGQRLSRQDDASGSCGSTCPAALSPSGPEKLHSLSPRAKSCLSDSAAPPSASPLTLTRTAVLTGSVTFREVPRAGAEATSNGVVTCICSECVTRLTDGCCARCGRECVSAATSTVSPAKRARKELRPEDAALSATAGPCSNGNCIQPCEYAKSALVAACSGSSEKITQSASAQVPANCGETAKSGKNTFPAWWSEQREQLLGQQRRLASALPSIHPTAFTAEQAESLDALTRHGYRVISGATAEPFADFVDRYDNFIFDVDGVLVMGSQQFAGAPAALQALRQRGKRVIFFTNGASKSRRTCVALLRKAGFEAHEEEMICTSYAAAEYMRLTHPHVKKVMVIGECGLKEEFREAGMVAVTAEEHASSPDAPSPAPSISSERDFLDLTRALDPSVGAVVVGWDRQLSYVKLCLASLYLQRNNGALPFIAANRDAYDVIGGAKMPANGAAVAALELCSSRQAVCVGKPSAWLVQFLFSKYNLDPSRTVVCGDRLDTDIAFGKCAGIDSCVVLTGCTTVEHLVGMPPTHPSAPTVVLPHVGLLQTLKYADTAKAGVVAERMQNGDHCA, from the exons ATGCCCGCTTACGCCGGGATGTCTGCAGCCGCTAGGGATCCTGCCTGCGGGGTCGTAGGGGACGCCCCTCCGTGTGCTTCGAGCAACGGAGCGATGAGAAGTCTGGGACAGCGTCTTTCCCGACAAGACGATGCCTCTGGAAGCTGCGGATCAACTTGTCCTGCCGCGCTCTCTCCGTCGGGTCCGGAGAAGCTCCACAGTCTGTCCCCGAGAGCGAAGAGTTGCCTCTCGGATTCAGCCGCTCCGCCGTCGGCCAGTCCCCTGACGCTGACTCGAACCGCTGTGCTTACTGGTTCAGTTACCTTCCGTGAAGTTCCTAGAGCAGGGGCTGAGGCGACCTCCAATGGCGTGGTCACCTGCATCTGCAGCGAATGTGTTACGCGCTTGACCGACGGCTGCTGCGCCCGTTGTGGTCGCGAGTGTGTGTCCGCCGCGACTTCCACGGTCAGTCCTGCGAAACGCGCGCGAAAGGAATTGCGACCGGAAGACGCAGCACTATCGGCCACCGCCGGTCCTTGCTCGAATGGGAACTGCATCCAGCCGTGCGAGTACGCAAAATCCGCCCTCGTCGCGGCGTGTTCAGGCTCTTCCGAAAAGATCACGCAGAGTGCTTCTGCCCAGGTCCCCGCGAACTGCGGCGAAACTGCCAAGTCCGGAAAGAACACATTCCCGGCTTGGTGGTCCGAACAGCGCGAGCAGCTGCTCGGCCAGCAGCGGCGACTCGCCAGCGCTTTGCCGTCGATACACCCGACGGCTTTCACCGCCGAACAGGCGGAGTCGCTCGATGCACTGACACGGCATGGTTACCGCGTGATTTCCGGAGCGACTGCGGAGCCGTTCGCGGATTTTGTCGATCGGTACGACAACTTCATTTTTGATGTTGACGGAGTTCTGGTCATGGGCAGCCAGCAGTTCGCCGGCGCGCCCGCTGCCCTCCAGGCCTTGCGACAACGAGGCAAACGCGTCATTTTCTTCACGAATGGCGCCAGCAAAAGCAGGCGAACCTGCGTCGCGCTGCTTAGAAAAGCTGGATTCGAAGCTCACGAAGAGGAG ATGATCTGCACGAGCTACGCGGCGGCGGAGTACATGCGTCTGACACATCCGCACGTGAAGAAGGTGATGGTTATCGGAGAATGCGGCTTGAAGGAGGAGTTTCGAGAAGCGGGCATGGTTGCTGTGACGGCTGAAGAACACGCGTCTTCCCCGGATGCGCCTTCGCCAGCTCCGTCGATTTCTTCGGAACGCGATTTCCTCGATTTGACGCGGGCACTCGATCCGTCCGTCGGCGCGGTTGTTGTCGGCTGGGACCGGCAGCTGTCCTACGTGAAACTGTGTCTGGCTTCTCTGTAtctccagagaaacaacGGCGCGCTGCCCTTCATTGCAGCGAATCGCGATGCGTACGACGTCATTGGGGGCGCAAAGATGCCGGCCAACGGAGCCGCAGTTGCCGCTCTCGAGCTCTGTTCGTCTCGGCAGGCTGTGTGTGTTGGGAAACCGAGCGCCTGGCTTGTccagtttctcttcagcaAGTACAATTTAGATCCGAGCAGAACGGTTGTGTGTGGAGATCGGTTAGACACAGATATAGCTTTCGGGAAGTGCGCCGGAATCGACTCCTGCGTCGTGCTCACCGGGTGCACCACGGTGGAACACTTAGTCGGAATGCCACCCACCCACCCCAGTGCCCCGACGGTCGTTCTGCCACACGTGGGGCTCCTTCAAACCCTCAAGTACGCAGACACTGCGAAAGCAGGCGTGGTAGCGGAGAGAATGCAGAACGGAGACCACTGCGCGTAG